One Suncus etruscus isolate mSunEtr1 chromosome 13, mSunEtr1.pri.cur, whole genome shotgun sequence genomic region harbors:
- the POLR1F gene encoding DNA-directed RNA polymerase I subunit RPA43, with protein sequence MAADRSEAPRPKAVSAGPAGATAGAAPQCLELPTYAAACALVPSRYSCLVAAPHRRHVALAPRYLHRKRSGIREQLDAELLRYSESLLGVPVAYDNIKVVGELGDIYDDQGHIHLNIEADFVIFCPEPGQKLMGTVNKVSSSHIGCLVHGCFNASIPKPEQMPAEEWQTLEINVGDELEFEVFRLDSDAAGVFCIRGKLNMTSLPSKCSKDDVAEIVTEETVEKPPKKKKRKKKDLEPCEVDNGITEPADFADGIMNEDPDAQSILNSLCKEEPKKKKKKKHKRDQDQDPVFQCSDSSGYQSDHKKKKKKRKHSEEAELTAVLEHSPKKKKK encoded by the exons ATGGCTGCCGACCGCTCGGAGGCTCCGCGGCCCAAAGCGGTCTCGGCGGGGCCTGCGGGGGCCACGGCCGGGGCTGCTCCGCAGTGCCTCGAGCTGCCCACGTACGCCGCCGCGTGTGCGCTGGTGCCCAGTCGTTACTCGTGCCTGGTGGCCGCGCCGCACCGCAGGCACGTCGCCCTGGCGCCGCGCTACCTGCACCGCAAACGCAGTGGCATCCGGGAGCAGCTGGACGCCGAGCTCCTGCGCTATTCCGAGAG cctTTTAGGTGTCCCTGTGGCATATGATAACATCAAAGTAGTTGGCGAATTAGGAGATATATATGATGATCAAGGACACATTCATCTTAACATTGAAgcagattttgttattttctgtcCCGAACCAGGGCAAAAGCtaatg GGTACAGTCAATAAAGTGTCCTCTAGCCACATTGGCTGTTTAGTCCATGGGTGTTTCAACGCTTCCATCCCGAAGCCTGAGCAGATGCCAGCTGAGGAGTGGCAGACTCTGGAGATCAATGTGGGTGATGAACTAGAATTTGAAGTATTTCGTTTAGACTCAGACGCTGCGGGAGTATTCTGCATTCGGGGAAAATTAAATATGACTAG TTTACCATCCAAGTGCTCTAAAGATGATGTAGCAGAAATTGTAACTGAAGAAACTGTTGAAAAAcctccaaagaagaaaaagagaaagaagaaagacttaGAGCCATGTGAAGTGGACAATGGTATCACGGAGCCAGCAGATTTTGCGGATGGCATCATGAATGAAGATCCAGATGCACAGAGTATTCTGAATAGCCTCTGCAAAGAAGagccaaagaagaagaaaaagaaaaagcacaagagAGATCAGGACCAAGACCCTGTTTTCCAGTGCAGTGACTCTAGTGGTTATCAGAGtgaccacaaaaagaaaaaaaagaagaggaagcatAGTGAGGAAGCTGAGTTGACCGCAGTTTTGGAACACtctcctaaaaagaaaaagaagtaa